A single genomic interval of Gavia stellata isolate bGavSte3 chromosome 31, bGavSte3.hap2, whole genome shotgun sequence harbors:
- the PHYHIP gene encoding phytanoyl-CoA hydroxylase-interacting protein translates to MELLSTPKNIEINNITCDSFRICWAMEKGDLERVTHYFIDLNKKENKNSNKFKHRDVPTKLVAKAVPLPMTVRGHWFLSPRTEYSVAVQTAVKQSDGEYLVSGWSETVEFCTGDYAKEHLAQLQEKAELIAGRMLRFSVFYRNQHKEYFQHVRMHCGNVMKPSLKDNSGSHGSPTSGMLHGIFFSCNTEFNTGQPPQDSPYGRYRFQIPAQRLFNPNTNLYFADFYCMYTAYHYVVLVLAPKGSSGDLFCRERLPQLDISSNKFLTCCVEEGELVYRHAQDSILEVIYTEPVDLSLGVLGEISGHQLMSLSTANAKKDPSCKTCNISVGR, encoded by the exons ATGGAGCTGCTTTCCACCCCCAAAAATATCGAGATCAACAACATCACCTGCGATTCTTTCCGCATCTGTTGGGCCATGGAGAAGGGGGACCTGGAGAGGGTCACCCACTACTTCATCGACCTCAACAAGAAGGAGAACAAGAACTCCAACAAGTTCAAGCATCGG GACGTCCCCACCAAGTTGGTGGCCAAGGCGGTGCCGCTGCCCATGACGGTGCGGGGACACTGGTTCCTGAGCCCCCGCACCGAGTACAGCGTGGCGGTGCAGACGGCCGTGAAGCAAAGCGACGGCGAGTACCTGGTGTCCGGCTGGAGCGAGACGGTGGAGTTTTGCACCGGGG aCTACGCCAAGGAGCACctggcccagctgcaggagaaagCCGAGCTGATCGCCGGCCGCATGCTGCGCTTCTCCGTCTTCTACCGCAACCAGCACAAGGAGTATTTCCAGCACGTCAG AATGCACTGCGGGAACGTGATGAAACCGTCGCTGAAGGACAACAGCGGCAGCCACGGCTCGCCCACCAGCGGCATGCTGCACGGCATCTTCTTCAGCTGCAACACCGAGTTCAACACCGGGCAGCCCCCCCAGGACTCGCCCTACGGTCGTTACCGTTTCCAGATCCCGGCTCAGCGTCTCTTCAACCCCAACACCAACCTCTACTTCGCGGACTTCTACTGCATGTACACCGCCTACCACTACGTCGTCCTGGTCCTGGCACCCAAGGGTTCCTCGGGGGACCTCTTCTGCCGGGAGCGTCTACCCCAACTGGACATTTCCTCCAACAAGTTCCTGACGTGCTGCGTGGAGGAGGGCGAGCTGGTGTACCGCCATGCCCAGGACAGCATCCTGGAGGTCATATACACCGAGCCGGTGGACCTCAGCCTCGGCGTGCTGGGGGAGATCAGCGGGCACCAGCTGATGAGCCTCTCCACCGCCAACGCCAAAAAGGACCCCAGCTGCAAGACGTGCAACATCAGCGTGGGGCGTTAA